A DNA window from Fragaria vesca subsp. vesca linkage group LG3, FraVesHawaii_1.0, whole genome shotgun sequence contains the following coding sequences:
- the LOC101306022 gene encoding uncharacterized protein LOC101306022 isoform 1 — protein MDSPQSVVSPFKTSVVSEHEKQKSDCSVRSNSGPYSNGIEANRQETNVCDVDDYIGVIDVYVHQARDIHNICIYHKQDVYAKLFLTSDPERTVSTKTINGGGQNPVFDDKVQLNVRTVDASVKCEIWMLSRVKNYLEDQLLGFALVPMTEVLIKNGRLEKEFPLSSTDLFHSPAGFVKLSLSYAGDSPEVMSLTSNPIMEDTEITDSIPCEELDKIEFPDPDIANEDQMMVSEYIKIPCSEFESQSSESFVTADGETHVSSEVAVHAVESAIHAVESFPTAAFGSIQAQKLDSPPSSVSTNGVSSPSVQASSESFDAPATSESPNQEQVSASKEKRADLKDGETDSSGEVPSDAIAKPVVTVNIPEQNVVQQDFVDMYMKSMQQFTESLAKMKLPVDIDSPTSSGNSSSDQNLATPKTNGSRVFYGSRAFF, from the coding sequence ATGGATTCCCCTCAATCTGTTGTCTCTCCATTCAAAACCTCTGTTGTTTCCGAGCATGAGAAGCAGAAATCTGACTGTTCTGTTCGGTCCAACTCGGGACCATATTCTAATGGAATTGAGGCCAATAGACAGGAAACCAATGTTTGTGATGTAGATGACTACATTGGTGTTATTGATGTTTATGTTCATCAGGCCAGGGACATACACAACATCTGCATTTACCACAAGCAAGATGTGTATGCTAAGCTTTTCCTGACAAGTGATCCAGAACGCACCGTATCCACCAAAACCATTAATGGTGGCGGTCAGAATCCAGTCTTCGATGACAAGGTCCAGCTCAATGTTCGGACTGTTGATGCCTCCGTCAAATGTGAGATTTGGATGCTGAGCAGGGTGAAGAATTATCTTGAAGATCAGTTGCTGGGGTTTGCTTTGGTGCCTATGACAGAGGTCCTCATCAAGAATGGAAGGTTGGAGAAAGAATTCCCTCTTTCTTCAACCGATCTCTTTCATTCCCCAGCAGGGTTTGTGAAATTGTCTCTCTCTTATGCTGGAGATTCACCAGAAGTGATGTCCTTGACCTCAAATCCTATTATGGAGGACACAGAGATAACTGATTCTATTCCTTGTGAAGAATTAGATAAGATAGAGTTCCCAGACCCAGATATTGCCAATGAAGACCAGATGATGGTTTCGGAGTATATTAAGATCCCATGTTCGGAGTTTGAGTCTCAGAGCTCTGAGAGCTTTGTTACTGCTGATGGTGAAACTCATGTCAGTTCCGAAGTGGCCGTTCATGCTGTTGAAAGCGCCATTCATGCTGTTGAAAGCTTCCCGACGGCTGCTTTTGGATCTATTCAGGCTCAGAAGCTTGACTCTCCCCCAAGCAGTGTGTCAACTAATGGGGTTTCATCTCCATCAGTCCAGGCAAGCTCAGAGTCATTTGACGCTCCAGCAACTTCGGAATCGCCAAATCAGGAACAAGTTTCTGCCTCAAAAGAGAAAAGGGCAGACCTTAAAGATGGTGAGACTGATTCATCTGGTGAGGTGCCTAGTGATGCAATTGCAAAACCCGTGGTCACTGTCAACATTCCAGAGCAAAATGTGGTGCAGCAGGATTTTGTAGACATGTACATGAAAAGCATGCAGCAGTTTACTGAGTCTTTGGCAAAAATGAAGCTTCCTGTGGACATCGATTCACCAACCAGTTCAGGAAATTCGAGCTCTGATCAGAATTTAGCTACACCAAAGACAAATGGCTCCCGTGTGTTTTATGGGAGTAGAGCTTTCTTCTAA
- the LOC101306022 gene encoding uncharacterized protein LOC101306022 isoform 4, which produces MDSPQSVVSPFKTSVVSEHEKQKSDCSVRSNSGPYSNGIEANRQETNVCDVDDYIGVIDVYVHQARDIHNICIYHKQDVYAKLFLTSDPERTVSTKTINGGGQNPVFDDKVQLNVRTVDASVKCEIWMLSRVKNYLEDQLLGFALVPMTEVLIKNGRLEKEFPLSSTDLFHSPAGFVKLSLSYAGDSPEVMSLTSNPIMEDTEITDSIPCEELDKIEFPDPDIANEDQMMVSEYIKIPCSEFESQSSESFVTADGETHVSSEVAVHAKLDSPPSSVSTNGVSSPSVQASSESFDAPATSESPNQEQVSASKEKRADLKDGETDSSGEVPSDAIAKPVVTVNIPEQNVVQQDFVDMYMKSMQQFTESLAKMKLPVDIDSPTSSGNSSSDQNLATPKTNGSRVFYGSRAFF; this is translated from the exons ATGGATTCCCCTCAATCTGTTGTCTCTCCATTCAAAACCTCTGTTGTTTCCGAGCATGAGAAGCAGAAATCTGACTGTTCTGTTCGGTCCAACTCGGGACCATATTCTAATGGAATTGAGGCCAATAGACAGGAAACCAATGTTTGTGATGTAGATGACTACATTGGTGTTATTGATGTTTATGTTCATCAGGCCAGGGACATACACAACATCTGCATTTACCACAAGCAAGATGTGTATGCTAAGCTTTTCCTGACAAGTGATCCAGAACGCACCGTATCCACCAAAACCATTAATGGTGGCGGTCAGAATCCAGTCTTCGATGACAAGGTCCAGCTCAATGTTCGGACTGTTGATGCCTCCGTCAAATGTGAGATTTGGATGCTGAGCAGGGTGAAGAATTATCTTGAAGATCAGTTGCTGGGGTTTGCTTTGGTGCCTATGACAGAGGTCCTCATCAAGAATGGAAGGTTGGAGAAAGAATTCCCTCTTTCTTCAACCGATCTCTTTCATTCCCCAGCAGGGTTTGTGAAATTGTCTCTCTCTTATGCTGGAGATTCACCAGAAGTGATGTCCTTGACCTCAAATCCTATTATGGAGGACACAGAGATAACTGATTCTATTCCTTGTGAAGAATTAGATAAGATAGAGTTCCCAGACCCAGATATTGCCAATGAAGACCAGATGATGGTTTCGGAGTATATTAAGATCCCATGTTCGGAGTTTGAGTCTCAGAGCTCTGAGAGCTTTGTTACTGCTGATGGTGAAACTCATGTCAGTTCCGAAGTGGCCGTTCATGCT AAGCTTGACTCTCCCCCAAGCAGTGTGTCAACTAATGGGGTTTCATCTCCATCAGTCCAGGCAAGCTCAGAGTCATTTGACGCTCCAGCAACTTCGGAATCGCCAAATCAGGAACAAGTTTCTGCCTCAAAAGAGAAAAGGGCAGACCTTAAAGATGGTGAGACTGATTCATCTGGTGAGGTGCCTAGTGATGCAATTGCAAAACCCGTGGTCACTGTCAACATTCCAGAGCAAAATGTGGTGCAGCAGGATTTTGTAGACATGTACATGAAAAGCATGCAGCAGTTTACTGAGTCTTTGGCAAAAATGAAGCTTCCTGTGGACATCGATTCACCAACCAGTTCAGGAAATTCGAGCTCTGATCAGAATTTAGCTACACCAAAGACAAATGGCTCCCGTGTGTTTTATGGGAGTAGAGCTTTCTTCTAA